In Pelosinus sp. IPA-1, a single window of DNA contains:
- the chrA gene encoding chromate efflux transporter — MQYKEESHVRRLWEILAVATYLGVVSFGGPLAHVGYFHKEYVKKRKWIDEALYADIVALCQFLPGPASSQIGIAIGTYRGGYLGGILAWIGFTLPSVLLIVYAYYGLREIGEGQITFIHGLKIVAVAVISQAVWGMGRKLAPDKKRATIALAAAMVTLLWPAAYIQIIVIVAAGILGLFFADSVKISQGQAVAFSVKRQVGMWLLLLLFILLLGLPILRQTFGGKWIQVIDVFFRIGSLVFGGGHVVLPMLEKEMVPTGWVDSSQFLVGYGLAQAVPGPLFTFAAYLGAVIHGWMGAMVATIAIFLPSFLLVWGVMPFWNQIRKQSQFQKILWAVNAAVVGILLAALYNPVWINSIGNSKDFAIGLLCFGLLQYWKAPPWCVVLLACFLSII, encoded by the coding sequence ATGCAATACAAAGAAGAGTCTCATGTAAGGCGCTTATGGGAAATCCTCGCAGTAGCTACCTATCTTGGTGTGGTTTCTTTCGGCGGGCCTTTAGCGCACGTAGGATATTTTCATAAGGAGTACGTGAAGAAGAGAAAATGGATTGATGAAGCTCTTTATGCGGATATTGTAGCTTTATGCCAATTCCTTCCTGGCCCAGCCAGCAGCCAAATTGGAATTGCGATTGGAACTTATCGGGGTGGTTATCTTGGCGGGATTTTAGCTTGGATTGGTTTTACGTTACCCTCCGTGTTGCTTATTGTTTATGCCTATTATGGTTTGCGAGAAATAGGAGAGGGGCAAATAACCTTTATACATGGTCTAAAAATTGTGGCTGTTGCGGTTATTTCGCAAGCGGTATGGGGCATGGGAAGAAAATTAGCTCCTGACAAGAAACGTGCGACCATTGCCTTGGCTGCGGCTATGGTTACTTTATTATGGCCTGCTGCTTATATTCAGATTATAGTGATAGTAGCAGCAGGAATCCTAGGATTGTTTTTTGCAGATTCGGTAAAGATAAGTCAAGGCCAGGCGGTAGCATTTTCGGTAAAACGTCAGGTTGGCATGTGGTTACTTTTATTGCTATTTATTTTATTATTAGGCTTACCAATACTGCGCCAAACTTTTGGCGGCAAGTGGATTCAGGTAATTGACGTTTTTTTTCGTATTGGTTCCTTAGTATTTGGTGGTGGGCATGTGGTACTGCCTATGCTTGAAAAAGAGATGGTACCTACGGGCTGGGTTGATAGCAGTCAATTTCTTGTGGGTTACGGTCTTGCTCAAGCAGTGCCGGGTCCCTTATTTACTTTTGCTGCTTACCTGGGTGCTGTAATTCATGGCTGGATGGGTGCAATGGTAGCAACCATAGCTATTTTTCTACCTTCTTTCCTGTTGGTTTGGGGCGTAATGCCATTTTGGAATCAAATTCGTAAGCAGAGCCAATTTCAAAAGATATTGTGGGCTGTTAATGCTGCTGTTGTTGGTATATTACTTGCCGCCTTATACAATCCAGTTTGGATAAACTCTATAGGGAATTCTAAAGATTTTGCCATTGGATTACTTTGCTTTGGTTTATTACAGTATTGGAAGGCTCCACCTTGGTGTGTGGTTTTATTAGCGTGTTTCTTATCCATTATATAA
- a CDS encoding Gfo/Idh/MocA family oxidoreductase, with product MIRFGVIGTSSITEEFIRCASLHGEFFLQAVYSRTEDQGRVFADKHGAKNVFTNLEEMAQSNLIDAIYIASPNSLHASQAILFMSHGKHVLCEKPLASNLKEVSLMVEAAKKYQVLLMEALKTTFLPNFQAIKQNIHKIGTVRKFFSNFCQYSSRYDEYKAGKILNAFNPALSNGSIMDIGVYCIYPAVYLFGKPERVSANAIMLDSGIDGAGSIILHYSEMEVIISHSKITNSAAINEIQGETGVIVINKMSTPKQVKIIYRDGSSEELQQDQSNDFMFYEVQEFISLIKNNKFESTINSFQLSLDVIEIMDECRRQIGLRFPADEG from the coding sequence ATGATTCGTTTTGGTGTTATAGGTACGAGTTCGATTACCGAGGAATTTATTCGATGTGCTAGTTTACATGGCGAATTCTTTTTACAAGCAGTTTATTCTAGAACAGAAGACCAGGGAAGAGTTTTTGCTGATAAGCATGGGGCCAAGAATGTTTTTACCAATCTAGAGGAGATGGCTCAAAGCAATCTTATTGATGCCATCTATATTGCTAGTCCCAATTCCCTGCACGCCAGCCAAGCAATATTATTTATGTCTCATGGCAAGCATGTACTTTGTGAGAAACCGTTGGCATCCAATTTAAAAGAAGTTTCCCTTATGGTAGAAGCTGCTAAAAAATATCAAGTATTATTGATGGAAGCATTAAAGACGACTTTTTTGCCTAATTTTCAAGCTATAAAACAAAACATCCACAAAATAGGAACAGTGAGGAAGTTCTTTTCGAACTTTTGTCAATATTCCTCTCGATATGATGAGTATAAGGCGGGTAAAATACTGAATGCCTTTAATCCGGCTTTATCCAATGGTTCTATTATGGATATTGGTGTTTACTGTATTTATCCAGCAGTTTATCTTTTTGGCAAGCCTGAAAGGGTCTCGGCAAATGCAATTATGCTTGATTCTGGAATTGATGGTGCAGGTAGCATTATTCTTCATTATTCTGAAATGGAAGTCATCATATCTCATTCGAAAATAACAAACTCAGCAGCGATCAATGAAATACAGGGGGAAACGGGAGTCATTGTCATTAATAAAATGTCAACGCCTAAACAGGTAAAAATTATTTATAGAGATGGCTCGAGTGAAGAATTACAGCAAGACCAATCAAATGATTTTATGTTTTATGAAGTACAAGAATTTATTAGTTTAATTAAAAATAATAAATTTGAATCAACAATTAATTCTTTTCAACTATCGTTAGATGTAATTGAAATTATGGATGAGTGCAGAAGGCAGATTGGTCTTCGGTTTCCAGCGGATGAGGGATAG
- a CDS encoding 4Fe-4S binding protein: protein MAIKTIGKHCKGCGVCVTFCPKQVLGLDALGKIAINDESKCIKCKQCETRCPDYAIFVEK from the coding sequence ATGGCTATTAAAACAATAGGAAAACATTGTAAAGGCTGTGGAGTTTGTGTTACATTCTGTCCTAAACAAGTACTGGGGTTAGATGCTCTTGGTAAAATTGCTATTAATGACGAGAGCAAATGTATTAAGTGTAAACAATGTGAAACACGTTGTCCTGATTATGCAATATTTGTAGAAAAATAG
- a CDS encoding 2-oxoacid:acceptor oxidoreductase subunit alpha, whose protein sequence is MGKVLLLQGNQACAEGAIAAGVTFFAGYPITPSTEIAEIMAKRLPEVGGKFIQMEDEIAGIGAVIGASLTGKKVLTATSGPGFSLKQEFIGYATIAEVPIVIANVQRVGPSTGQPTSPAQGDMMQARWGTHGDHPVIALTPASVPECFTLTIKAYELSEKFRMPVLLMLDEIIGHMREKIEVPDYDTVAKPVRKGPRVAPSEFKPYQADSDGVPPMADFGKGYRCHVTGLVHDETGFPNGSPKATETLIKRLHDKVDNAIDEITMYEEYKLEDADIAIVTYGGTARSAYAAIDMAREQGIKVGMFRLISVWPFPEKEIAKLAEKVKVIVVPELNYGQMVGEVKKSVAGKVPVKPMSKYDSEPISPKELLEFVKNL, encoded by the coding sequence GTGGGAAAAGTACTGCTCTTGCAAGGTAATCAAGCTTGCGCTGAAGGTGCGATAGCTGCAGGTGTTACATTTTTTGCAGGTTATCCAATTACACCATCAACGGAAATTGCTGAAATAATGGCAAAACGTCTACCAGAGGTTGGTGGAAAGTTTATTCAAATGGAAGATGAGATCGCTGGAATTGGAGCGGTCATTGGAGCTTCTTTAACAGGTAAAAAAGTGTTGACGGCCACAAGTGGGCCTGGTTTTTCATTGAAACAGGAATTTATTGGGTACGCTACGATTGCAGAAGTACCCATTGTTATAGCGAATGTACAACGTGTGGGTCCAAGTACAGGGCAACCGACATCTCCTGCGCAAGGAGATATGATGCAAGCAAGATGGGGAACCCATGGTGATCATCCTGTAATCGCCTTAACGCCAGCGAGTGTACCTGAATGCTTTACATTAACGATTAAAGCCTATGAACTTTCCGAAAAGTTTCGTATGCCAGTTCTATTAATGCTAGATGAGATTATTGGGCATATGCGTGAAAAAATTGAAGTTCCTGATTACGATACGGTTGCAAAACCAGTTCGCAAAGGACCAAGGGTAGCACCTAGTGAGTTTAAACCATATCAAGCTGATAGCGATGGTGTACCACCTATGGCTGATTTTGGTAAAGGTTACCGCTGTCATGTAACAGGTTTGGTTCATGATGAAACCGGCTTCCCGAATGGATCGCCTAAAGCGACAGAAACCTTAATCAAGAGGCTGCATGATAAAGTAGACAATGCAATTGATGAAATTACTATGTATGAAGAATATAAGTTAGAAGATGCTGATATTGCCATTGTAACTTATGGTGGAACAGCACGTTCTGCCTATGCCGCGATTGATATGGCCCGTGAACAAGGCATTAAAGTCGGGATGTTCCGACTGATTTCAGTATGGCCATTCCCTGAAAAAGAAATTGCAAAATTGGCTGAAAAAGTGAAAGTAATTGTTGTTCCAGAACTTAACTATGGCCAAATGGTTGGTGAAGTTAAGAAATCAGTAGCAGGAAAAGTTCCAGTGAAGCCAATGTCTAAATATGACTCTGAACCTATCTCACCAAAAGAATTACTAGAGTTTGTGAAAAATCTTTAA
- a CDS encoding 2-oxoacid:ferredoxin oxidoreductase subunit beta codes for MEKLIKKYYRPRLPHIWCPGCGNGIVTSSIIKAIDKLGLDQDKTVIVSGIGCSSRASGYLDFDTVHSLHGRALPLATGIKLADPDLNVIVITGDGDGTAIGGNHFIHTARRNINLTVILFNNNIYGMTGGQYSPLTPTDSKATTAPYGTLERAFDVAELAKAAGATFVGRGTAFHSQMLVDVIAQGISHDGFSLIEAVTQCPIYYGRQNKKGDASTMLKTQRDNAVTVEAAKKLSAEQLEGKFTIGVLHKSEAPEYTKQYQGVIDRAQKGAK; via the coding sequence ATGGAAAAATTAATTAAAAAGTATTATCGTCCTCGTTTGCCACATATTTGGTGTCCGGGCTGTGGTAACGGGATTGTTACCAGCTCCATTATAAAAGCCATTGATAAATTAGGTCTTGATCAAGACAAAACTGTCATTGTTTCAGGAATTGGCTGTTCCTCAAGAGCCTCAGGCTACCTTGATTTTGATACGGTTCATTCTCTTCATGGTCGTGCACTGCCTTTGGCTACAGGGATAAAATTAGCTGATCCTGATTTAAATGTTATTGTTATAACGGGTGATGGAGATGGTACTGCTATCGGTGGTAATCATTTCATTCATACAGCACGCCGCAATATTAATCTAACTGTCATATTATTTAATAACAATATTTATGGCATGACAGGTGGTCAATATTCACCACTAACACCGACGGATAGTAAAGCTACGACAGCTCCTTACGGTACTTTAGAACGTGCTTTTGACGTTGCTGAATTAGCAAAAGCAGCAGGCGCTACATTTGTCGGACGTGGAACTGCTTTTCATAGCCAGATGTTAGTGGATGTAATCGCCCAAGGTATTAGCCATGATGGATTCTCCTTGATTGAAGCAGTGACCCAATGTCCAATTTATTATGGTCGCCAAAACAAGAAGGGTGATGCTTCTACTATGCTTAAAACACAACGTGACAATGCAGTGACTGTCGAAGCTGCTAAGAAATTAAGTGCTGAGCAGTTGGAAGGCAAGTTTACTATTGGTGTATTACATAAGAGTGAGGCGCCAGAATATACAAAACAATACCAAGGTGTAATCGATAGAGCACAGAAAGGAGCTAAATAA
- a CDS encoding 2-oxoacid:acceptor oxidoreductase family protein, which yields MIEMRLSGSGGQGLILAGIILAEAALLDGKMAIQSQSYGPEARGGASKSEVIISDKAIHYPKVTNPNLVLAMTQEAVDKYSKDLPADGILMIDTTFVKTVPEHLKNVYQLPITEKVTEELGKSLFANIVALGAIVATTKAVSVESITAAILHRVPKGTEDINKRALQLGISLVSQ from the coding sequence ATGATTGAGATGCGTTTATCTGGCTCTGGCGGACAAGGATTAATTTTGGCAGGCATAATTTTAGCAGAAGCAGCATTGCTTGATGGTAAGATGGCGATCCAATCCCAATCTTACGGCCCAGAAGCTAGAGGTGGTGCTAGTAAGTCAGAAGTCATTATTTCTGATAAAGCCATTCACTATCCAAAAGTAACAAATCCAAATCTTGTATTAGCAATGACACAGGAAGCTGTTGACAAATATTCGAAGGATTTGCCTGCGGATGGAATATTGATGATTGATACTACTTTTGTAAAGACGGTACCGGAGCATTTAAAAAATGTGTACCAGCTGCCAATCACGGAAAAAGTAACAGAAGAATTGGGAAAATCATTATTTGCCAATATCGTTGCTTTGGGCGCGATTGTTGCAACAACAAAAGCAGTAAGTGTTGAATCCATAACAGCAGCGATTCTTCATAGGGTTCCTAAAGGAACAGAAGATATCAATAAACGTGCTCTTCAACTTGGTATATCCTTAGTTAGTCAATAA
- a CDS encoding DASS family sodium-coupled anion symporter, with translation MQTVTKLGIQPVEQSFFKRFGLIIGVLILLGIVLMPTPEGLPIAGQRMLAILVFSVIVWMTDTISYPASAAVIMALMAFLIGTSPNVADAKTVIGTTKGLTMALDGFSNTALALVGGALFIAAAMMQTGLDKRIALVVLSKIGAKTNRVLIGVILVGFILSFFVPSTTARVSCMVPIVMGIIGAFGVDFKSKFAGMMMIAVAQADSIWNVGIKTAAAQNMIALGFIEKQLGIYISWLDWFIAAVPFAVFMSVALYYVLMKLMPPETDEISGGKEAVAKALIELGPMKTNEKKLMILSVILLFLWATEKIVHPFDTSSTTIAAIAIMLLPGIGIMTWKEAQAKIPWGTLLLFGVGISLGSALLSTKAATWLAKMIVSAFGLQTMPILMVLAILAAFLIIIHLGFASATALAAAMIPIIISMLQGVQTPGVNVVGMTMILQYVVSFGFILPVNAPQNMVAYGTDTFEVKDFIKTGIPLTIIAYALILILGATYWKWLGLV, from the coding sequence ATGCAGACAGTAACTAAGTTGGGTATTCAGCCTGTAGAACAATCCTTTTTTAAACGTTTTGGTTTGATTATAGGTGTATTGATATTGCTTGGTATTGTACTCATGCCGACTCCTGAAGGGCTACCGATAGCAGGGCAGCGAATGCTCGCTATATTAGTATTTTCCGTTATTGTTTGGATGACAGATACTATTTCCTATCCAGCCAGCGCTGCTGTCATTATGGCATTAATGGCATTTTTGATTGGCACCTCACCAAATGTGGCCGATGCGAAAACAGTTATTGGAACAACAAAGGGCTTAACTATGGCCTTAGACGGTTTTAGTAATACCGCATTGGCCCTAGTCGGTGGGGCACTTTTTATTGCCGCTGCTATGATGCAAACGGGGTTAGATAAACGGATTGCTTTGGTTGTCCTATCAAAAATCGGTGCAAAAACCAATCGAGTATTAATTGGCGTAATTTTGGTAGGATTTATCCTTAGCTTTTTTGTTCCAAGTACTACAGCTCGTGTGTCTTGTATGGTACCTATTGTTATGGGGATTATCGGGGCCTTTGGTGTAGATTTTAAAAGTAAGTTCGCGGGTATGATGATGATTGCGGTTGCACAAGCAGATAGCATTTGGAATGTAGGGATTAAAACAGCAGCTGCGCAAAATATGATTGCTTTAGGTTTTATTGAGAAACAACTTGGCATTTATATTAGCTGGCTTGATTGGTTCATCGCTGCAGTGCCCTTTGCAGTGTTTATGTCTGTAGCTTTGTACTATGTATTAATGAAGCTTATGCCTCCAGAAACAGATGAAATTTCTGGTGGGAAAGAAGCGGTTGCTAAGGCACTGATCGAACTTGGCCCTATGAAAACAAATGAGAAAAAGTTAATGATACTATCAGTAATACTACTCTTTTTGTGGGCTACGGAAAAGATTGTTCATCCTTTTGATACCTCTTCGACTACCATTGCTGCAATTGCAATTATGTTATTACCTGGTATTGGTATTATGACATGGAAGGAAGCACAAGCTAAGATACCTTGGGGGACATTGCTCTTATTTGGTGTGGGTATTAGCCTTGGTTCGGCTCTTCTATCAACAAAGGCTGCTACCTGGCTTGCAAAGATGATTGTTTCTGCTTTTGGCTTGCAGACGATGCCGATACTAATGGTTCTCGCTATTCTTGCAGCATTTCTCATTATTATTCATCTTGGTTTTGCCAGTGCTACTGCATTGGCAGCAGCGATGATACCAATTATAATATCCATGCTGCAAGGAGTGCAGACTCCTGGCGTTAATGTAGTAGGCATGACCATGATTCTGCAATATGTAGTTAGCTTTGGTTTTATTTTACCAGTAAATGCGCCGCAAAACATGGTAGCCTATGGTACGGATACTTTTGAAGTAAAAGACTTTATAAAAACAGGCATTCCATTAACAATCATTGCTTACGCTTTGATTCTAATTCTTGGAGCGACTTATTGGAAATGGTTAGGGTTAGTGTAG